In Silene latifolia isolate original U9 population chromosome 3, ASM4854445v1, whole genome shotgun sequence, a single window of DNA contains:
- the LOC141647072 gene encoding polyadenylate-binding protein-interacting protein 9-like, with product MAAVAQNFVVNSSDENQQINNHLNNNNNNNKNNSSSCEESDSNNGNNTNKSCSSSESKSEFQKNINELADLLSKLNPWAKEFIPKSYALRNNNFNDQGFPINNNFYSNPLKNSANDNFPNDRRRRNGFPQGRRRVNGRSFRAQREESVRRTVYVSDIDQHVTEERLAALFSSCGQVVDCRICGDPHSVLRFAFVEFADVYGARAALSLGGTMLGYYPVKVLPSKTAILPVNPTFLPRSEDEREMCARTVYCTNIDKKVSQSDVKNFFESSCGEVSRLRILGDNVHSTRIAFVEFIMAESAIMALNCSGIILGTLPIRVSPSKTPVRPRLVRQDSN from the exons ATGGCTGCTGTTGCACAGAATTTTGTTGTGAATTCTTCTGATGAAAATCAACAAATTAACAATCatttgaataataataataataacaataagaacaactCCTCCTCTTGTGAAGAGAGTGATAGTAATAATGGTAATAATACTAATAAGAGTTGTTCGTCTTCGGAATCGAAATCGGAATTTCAGAAAAATATTAATGAATTAGCTGACCTTTTATCAAAGTTGAATCCTTGGGCTAAGGAATTTATCCCTAAATCTTATGCTCTTAGAAATAATAATTTTAATGATCAAGGGTTTCCtattaataataatttttattcCAATCCTCTCAAGAATTCTGCTAATGACAATTTTCCCAATGATCGCAGG AGGAGGAATGGCTTCCCCCAGGGAAGGAGAAGGGTGAACGGCAGGTCTTTCAGGGCACAGCGAGAAGAAAGCGTTAGGCGCACAGTATATGTTTCTGACATAGACCAGCAT GTTACTGAAGAGAGGCTTGCTGCTTTATTTAGTAGCTGTGGGCAG GTTGTTGACTGCCGTATTTGTGGTGATCCTCATTCGGTTCTTCGTTTTGCTTTTGTAGAATTTGCTGATGTGT ATGGTGCTAGAGCTGCTTTAAGCCTTGGTGGGACCATGCTGGGATACTATCCCGTTAAGGTGTTGCCCTCCAAAACTGCTATACTTCCTGTGAACCCCACATTTCTTCCCAGG TCTGAGGACGAGCGGGAAATGTGCGCGAGAACTGTTTACTGTACAAATATTGATAAAAAG GTTTCTCAGTCCGATGTGAAGAATTTCTTTGAAAGTTCCTGTGGTGAG gTTTCTCGTCTGAGGATTCTGggggacaatgtccattctaCTCGTATTGCCTTTGTTGAATTTATAATG GCTGAAAGTGCTATTATGGCTCTGAACTGTAGTGGAATAATATTGGGAACCCTACCCATAAG GGTGAGTCCTTCGAAGACACCAGTGAGGCCCAGGCTCGTTCGTCAAGATTCGAACTAA
- the LOC141648617 gene encoding protein SOMBRERO-like yields the protein MPENGPLSVPPGFRFHPTDEELLYYYLKKKVSYEAIDLDVIREVDLNKLEPWDLKERCRIGSGPQNDWYLFSHKDKKYPTGTRTNRATHAGFWKATGRDKAIFHGNAKRIGMRKTLVFYTGRAPHGQKTDWIMHEYRLEDDNSQFQQEDGWVVCRVFKKKNHGRGGTQAEIHHQEDDYDNSNPNYGSSGHMMKPNQSLDLANNNYTQPLLLPPSYNTYTFDGTMHLPQLSSPDTVTAAGTSLLGTMDNLLSLTTIGGGGGRVGVLNTPHLQTGGPTRLINGPESGFLEKLLANYQSLEQHHQEASHYKVDIGGTSSSNGMNQNKFPFHYLGSDQSDFLKFSK from the exons ATGCCGGAAAACGGACCGCTTTCGGTACCACCAGGGTTTAGGTTTCATCCAACTGATGAAGAGTTACTATACTATTACTTGAAGAAGAAGGTTTCTTATGAAGCTATTGATCTTGATGTTATTAGGGAAGTTGACCTAAACAAGCTTGAACCATGGGATCTTAAAG AGAGATGCAGGATAGGATCAGGACCTCAAAATGATTGGTACTTGTTCAGCCACAAGGACAAGAAGTATCCGACGGGTACCCGTACTAATCGAGCCACCCACGCCGGATTTTGGAAGGCGACTGGCCGAGACAAGGCTATCTTCCATGGCAATGCCAAGCGAATTGGCATGCGCAAAACCTTAGTCTTCTACACCGGCCGTGCTCCTCACGGCCAAAAGACTGATTGGATTATGCATGAGTATCGTCTTGAGGACGACAATTCCCAATTTCAG CAGGAGGACGGATGGGTAGTGTGTCGGGTATTCAAGAAGAAGAACCACGGAAGAGGCGGTACACAAGCCGAAATACACCACCAAGAAGACGACTACGACAACTCGAACCCAAACTACGGCTCCTCCGGCCACATGATGAAACCGAACCAAAGCCTTGACCTAGCTAATAATAACTACACTCAACCATTATTACTCCCCCCTAGTTACAACACCTACACTTTTGATGGCACTATGCATCTTCCTCAATTGTCTAGCCCGGACACGGTTACAGCCGCCGGTACCAGTCTCCTTGGCACCATGGACAACTTACTTAGTCTAACGACAATTGGAGGCGGTGGTGGTAGGGTAGGAGTACTGAACACTCCACATCTGCAAACTGGAGGCCCAACCCGGCTAATTAATGGGCCGGAGTCGGGTTTCTTGGAAAAGCTTCTTGCCAATTATCAGAGCTTGGAGCAACACCATCAGGAAGCATCACATTACAAGGTTGATATCGGTGGGACAAGCTCAAGCAACGGTATGAACCAAAATAAGTTCCCGTTTCACTACCTAGGTTCCGATCAAtcggattttttgaaattttcgaagtaA